The Pontibacter deserti genome has a window encoding:
- a CDS encoding helix-turn-helix transcriptional regulator — MKNNIKVERAKKNITQEQLAESLGVSRQTINAIEKNKYLPSTLLSLKMSALFGVTVNELFILEDED, encoded by the coding sequence ATGAAGAATAACATAAAAGTGGAGCGGGCAAAAAAGAATATTACACAGGAGCAGTTGGCTGAGTCACTTGGTGTTAGCCGCCAGACCATTAACGCTATAGAAAAAAACAAGTACCTGCCATCCACATTGCTGTCACTTAAGATGTCTGCTTTATTCGGGGTTACCGTAAACGAGCTTTTTATACTTGAAGATGAAGATTAA